The Rubidibacter lacunae KORDI 51-2 genome segment GATGCGATTGTTGACGCCTACGACAAAATCCAGCGCGAGGGTCCGTTTGGCGAAAGCGTGAATGCCTGGTTGCAGGAGCAATCGGCGCTGACCCGGCAGGCGATCGCGGCCGAACTCGGCACGTCTGCAGCAGCGATCGCGCTGACGGAAAACGTGACGGCAGGCTGTAACATCGCCCTGTGGGGCACGCACTGGCAAGCAGGGGATCGCGTGCTGCTGACTGACTGTGAGCATCCGGGCATCATTGCGGCGGTGCAGGAGATTTCCGCGCGCTTCGGCGTTGCGATCGACGTTTGTTCGGTGCTCGACACGCTCAACGACGGCGATCCAGTCGTGACGATTGCGCGGGGGCTGCAGGACAAGACGCGCATGGTGGTGCTGTCGCACCTCCTGTGGAATACGGGGCAAGTGCTGCCGCTGGCGGCGATCTCGGCACTGTGTCGCGATCGCGGCGTGCGGGTAATGGTGGATGCAGCCCAGTCAGTGGGCTCGTTGCCATTGGATCTGGATGCGATCGGCGCGGATTATTACGCCTTCACCGGACACAAGTGGCTCTGCGGTCCGGCTGGGGTCGGGGGACTGTTCGTGCGTCCAGAAATCCTCTCGGAGCTGTCGCCAACGTTCATCGGCTGGCGCGGTATCACGATAGATCGCGGCGGACAACCAACCGGCTGGCAGCCCGACTCGCGACGCTACGAATTGGCGACGTCAGCTTACCCGCAATACATCGGACTCAGTGCCGCGATCGCCACGCACAATCGTTGGGGAACGCCCGCCGAGCGGTACGCGCGCATCTGCGACCTGAGCGAGCACTTGTGGGAACGCTTGTCGGAACTCGGTGGCCTCCGCTGCTTGCGATCGCGGCCGCCGGAAGCCGGATTGGTGTCGTTCCAGCTTGAGAGTGGCAAACATGCCCGACTCGTGCGATCGCTCGAAAACGACGGATTCTTCCTCCGCACAATCGCCCATCCCGACTGCGTCCGCGCCTGCACCCATTACCTCACCCGCGAGGACGAGATCGACCGATTGGTCGAGGCGATCGGCAAGCGACTGTAGCGATCGCTAGTGGATTATCCTCCTGGTTTGCGGGAGTTCACTTCAGGCTGAGGGCTCGCTAGCTGGAGCGGCAGTTTTCGGGTCGCTAACGCGGACTTCCTTCGAGAGATGTCGGTACCAGGTAAAGTACAGCCCGATCGACAGCAAGAGCCACACGAGCACCAATAATCCGAAGCTGTCCCACTGCTGCATCATCGCCATCATGCCGGAGAGGAACAATACCAACTGCCACGGCACTGCCAG includes the following:
- a CDS encoding aminotransferase class V-fold PLP-dependent enzyme; protein product: MIASEFDRHRQEFPSLDDKVFFNFGGQGPLPRAALDAIVDAYDKIQREGPFGESVNAWLQEQSALTRQAIAAELGTSAAAIALTENVTAGCNIALWGTHWQAGDRVLLTDCEHPGIIAAVQEISARFGVAIDVCSVLDTLNDGDPVVTIARGLQDKTRMVVLSHLLWNTGQVLPLAAISALCRDRGVRVMVDAAQSVGSLPLDLDAIGADYYAFTGHKWLCGPAGVGGLFVRPEILSELSPTFIGWRGITIDRGGQPTGWQPDSRRYELATSAYPQYIGLSAAIATHNRWGTPAERYARICDLSEHLWERLSELGGLRCLRSRPPEAGLVSFQLESGKHARLVRSLENDGFFLRTIAHPDCVRACTHYLTREDEIDRLVEAIGKRL